A DNA window from Aminipila luticellarii contains the following coding sequences:
- a CDS encoding YbaB/EbfC family nucleoid-associated protein, translating into MGKGMRAGKKPSTGGGMGGNMQKQLQQMQAMQRKMEETQEEIEKMEATATAGGGAVTVTVSGAKQVTNIALKPEVVDPDDVEMLQDLIMVAVNEALRQMEEISQNEMGKITGGLNIPGLM; encoded by the coding sequence ATGGGAAAAGGTATGAGAGCCGGGAAAAAGCCTAGTACAGGCGGCGGCATGGGCGGTAATATGCAGAAACAGCTTCAGCAGATGCAGGCTATGCAGAGAAAAATGGAAGAAACGCAGGAAGAAATCGAAAAAATGGAAGCGACAGCCACAGCAGGCGGCGGGGCTGTTACAGTTACTGTCAGCGGTGCAAAGCAGGTTACCAATATTGCGTTAAAGCCGGAGGTCGTGGACCCGGATGACGTGGAGATGCTTCAGGATTTAATTATGGTTGCGGTAAACGAGGCCTTGAGACAGATGGAAGAAATCTCTCAGAATGAAATGGGAAAAATCACCGGGGGATTGAATATTCCTGGACTAATGTAA
- the dnaX gene encoding DNA polymerase III subunit gamma/tau, which yields MYTALYRAYRPETFDTVLGQEHIVKILKNQIANDATGHAYLFCGTRGTGKTTTARLLAKGVNCTSENIRPCGVCDNCKAIKEGTFMDVIEIDAASNNGVDNIRELKESVKYPPAIGRKKVYIIDEVHMLSSGAFNALLKTLEEPPENVMFILATTEPQKLPATILSRCLRLDFRRVPETVLKSGMKNICKTMGIHIDDGALALVAANADGSVRDGLSILDQCLSAGSKDISREDVLEILGTAGEEVFLEITDAVIRHNVAEALLLLDRVLADGKDVRQFMKDWVTHYRNLLITKFVNHAEDMLNMSCENLDRICGQSQRLDVMEINNGIIELSKTMADAKWSTQPRVLLELCIVKMATGMLQKTVYTQPAQQEAPPQVLRTAGASVGKSVAPAASARLGLNVAGETGGPSQAETAEENAAAAGMDTSAEVDKDALWHSIFEEGEASSASFNLIRTGTDLIEIHSKHFVVMASSSTIASYVEKKKKVLEDIMAEHTGVRRELTCKIKGETSGKPDGMDIESIKKNAENALGIHIELV from the coding sequence ATGTATACCGCATTATATAGAGCGTATCGCCCTGAAACCTTCGATACAGTCTTAGGACAAGAACACATTGTAAAAATTTTAAAAAATCAGATCGCTAATGATGCCACAGGCCATGCGTATCTGTTCTGCGGAACCAGAGGAACGGGTAAAACCACTACGGCAAGACTCCTGGCAAAGGGTGTGAACTGTACATCAGAAAATATTCGGCCTTGCGGGGTCTGTGATAACTGTAAGGCCATAAAAGAAGGCACCTTTATGGATGTTATTGAAATTGACGCCGCTTCTAACAACGGTGTGGACAACATCCGTGAATTAAAGGAAAGCGTAAAATATCCTCCGGCCATCGGAAGGAAAAAAGTTTATATTATCGATGAAGTGCATATGCTGTCGTCGGGAGCTTTTAATGCTCTGCTGAAAACGTTAGAAGAACCGCCGGAAAATGTCATGTTCATATTGGCTACCACAGAACCCCAGAAGCTTCCGGCTACTATTCTCTCAAGATGTCTGAGATTAGATTTCAGGCGGGTGCCGGAGACCGTCTTAAAATCCGGAATGAAAAACATCTGCAAGACCATGGGCATCCATATTGATGACGGGGCACTGGCTCTTGTGGCGGCTAATGCAGACGGTTCGGTCCGGGATGGATTGAGTATACTGGATCAGTGCTTGTCTGCAGGCTCTAAAGACATTTCAAGAGAAGATGTCTTGGAGATACTGGGGACTGCCGGAGAAGAAGTGTTTTTGGAAATCACAGATGCTGTGATACGGCATAATGTGGCAGAAGCCTTACTGCTGCTGGATCGGGTATTGGCAGACGGAAAAGATGTCCGGCAGTTTATGAAAGACTGGGTGACACACTATAGAAATCTGTTGATCACCAAATTTGTGAACCATGCAGAGGATATGCTGAACATGTCCTGTGAAAATTTGGACAGAATCTGCGGCCAGAGCCAGAGGCTGGATGTGATGGAAATCAATAATGGCATCATCGAGCTTTCCAAAACCATGGCAGACGCAAAGTGGTCTACTCAGCCCAGAGTCCTGTTGGAGCTATGTATTGTCAAAATGGCTACGGGAATGCTGCAAAAAACAGTCTATACGCAGCCGGCTCAGCAGGAGGCACCACCCCAAGTATTGAGAACCGCAGGGGCAAGTGTGGGCAAAAGCGTAGCGCCTGCGGCGTCCGCCAGACTGGGGCTGAATGTTGCCGGTGAAACCGGCGGGCCTTCTCAAGCTGAAACCGCAGAAGAAAATGCAGCTGCGGCAGGTATGGATACTTCTGCAGAGGTGGATAAGGATGCCCTATGGCACTCTATTTTTGAGGAAGGGGAAGCTTCCAGTGCGAGCTTTAATCTGATCCGAACAGGAACGGATCTTATAGAGATTCATTCAAAACATTTTGTGGTAATGGCGTCCAGTTCTACGATTGCAAGCTATGTAGAGAAGAAAAAGAAAGTACTGGAGGACATTATGGCAGAACATACGGGCGTTCGCAGAGAATTGACCTGCAAGATAAAGGGAGAGACCAGCGGAAAGCCGGATGGAATGGATATAGAAAGTATAAAGAAAAATGCGGAGAATGCCTTGGGCATTCACATTGAATTAGTATAG